The bacterium genome has a window encoding:
- a CDS encoding V-type ATP synthase subunit A, protein MLKGKISKISGPVVIAKEMTGARMYDVVKVGEMNLIGEIIRLEGDKATIQVYEDTSGLIIGESVISTEQPLKIELGPGLLTSIYDGIQRPLPEIAKSYGEFISRGVSVTALDINKKWVFEPKVNVGDEIGSGDLVGIVMENGTFEHRIMVPPALEKLHKVVKIVKKGEYTINDTIAVLDNNFEIKMKQEWPVRNARPYKKKLDPDFPFLTGMRIFDTFFPIAKGGNAIIPGPFGSGKTVTQQSLAKWADADIIVYVGCGERGNEMTEVLVEFPQLVDPKTGVPLMQRTILVANTSNMPVAAREASIYTGITLAEYFRDMGYDVAMMADSTSRWGEALREVSGRLEEMPGEEGYPAYLATRLANFYERSGRVICLSSKSERSGSITVVGAVSPPGGDFSEPMTQNSLRISGAFWALDANLAHRRHFPAINWIKSYTLYVDQVQNWYLTNVSADWKELRDKAMFLLQKEVELQEIVQLVGPDALPETEKIILETTKILREDFLQQFAFHEIDAYCSPRKQYLMLKVIINFYNATSEAIERGVTLQQIFSLPIKNEIARMKEIPLDKAEEVLNHFAEKITTDIVALEVL, encoded by the coding sequence ATGCTGAAAGGAAAAATATCAAAAATATCAGGGCCTGTTGTTATCGCGAAAGAAATGACAGGGGCAAGGATGTATGATGTCGTAAAAGTAGGTGAAATGAATTTGATTGGTGAAATCATCCGCCTGGAAGGTGACAAGGCGACAATACAGGTATATGAAGACACTTCGGGCTTGATTATCGGAGAATCAGTTATAAGTACCGAACAACCGTTAAAGATTGAATTGGGGCCGGGTCTTTTAACATCCATATATGACGGGATCCAGCGCCCGCTGCCTGAGATCGCAAAAAGTTATGGAGAATTTATTTCAAGAGGCGTAAGTGTTACCGCCCTGGATATAAATAAAAAATGGGTTTTTGAACCCAAAGTTAATGTAGGCGATGAAATTGGCAGCGGGGATTTGGTTGGAATTGTTATGGAAAACGGGACTTTTGAACACCGTATAATGGTCCCGCCCGCATTGGAAAAACTGCACAAGGTTGTAAAAATAGTTAAAAAAGGCGAATATACGATAAATGATACAATTGCTGTACTGGATAATAATTTTGAAATAAAAATGAAACAGGAATGGCCTGTGCGCAACGCGAGGCCGTATAAAAAGAAATTGGACCCGGATTTTCCATTTTTAACAGGGATGAGGATTTTTGATACTTTTTTCCCCATAGCTAAAGGCGGGAACGCGATTATTCCCGGGCCGTTTGGAAGCGGCAAGACAGTGACACAGCAGTCATTGGCTAAATGGGCGGACGCCGATATTATTGTTTATGTAGGGTGCGGTGAACGCGGGAATGAAATGACCGAAGTATTGGTTGAATTTCCGCAGCTGGTTGATCCTAAAACAGGTGTTCCTTTAATGCAGAGAACGATTCTTGTTGCTAATACTTCTAATATGCCTGTTGCCGCCCGTGAAGCGTCTATTTATACAGGAATAACCCTGGCTGAATATTTCAGGGACATGGGGTATGATGTGGCGATGATGGCGGACTCAACATCCCGCTGGGGTGAGGCCCTGCGTGAAGTGTCAGGCCGTCTTGAGGAAATGCCGGGGGAAGAAGGCTACCCCGCTTATCTTGCCACGCGTCTTGCCAATTTTTATGAGAGAAGCGGGAGGGTCATATGCCTTTCAAGCAAAAGTGAACGTTCGGGTTCGATTACGGTAGTCGGGGCCGTCTCACCTCCCGGCGGAGATTTTTCTGAACCAATGACACAGAATTCCCTCCGGATTTCCGGGGCATTCTGGGCATTAGACGCGAATCTTGCACATAGAAGGCATTTCCCCGCCATCAATTGGATTAAAAGTTACACATTGTATGTGGACCAGGTGCAGAATTGGTATTTAACAAATGTGTCCGCTGACTGGAAAGAATTAAGAGATAAAGCAATGTTCCTCCTGCAAAAAGAAGTGGAGCTCCAGGAAATTGTGCAGCTAGTAGGGCCTGACGCCCTGCCTGAAACAGAAAAGATAATATTGGAGACCACAAAAATATTAAGGGAAGATTTCCTTCAGCAATTTGCTTTCCATGAAATAGACGCATATTGCTCGCCAAGAAAACAATATTTAATGCTGAAAGTAATTATTAATTTTTATAACGCGACTTCTGAAGCGATTGAACGAGGCGTGACCCTGCAGCAAATATTTTCATTGCCGATAAAAAATGAAATCGCGAGAATGAAGGAGATACCTTTGGACAAAGCAGAAGAAGTGCTGAATCATTTTGCCGAAAAAATAACCACAGATATTGTTGCATTGGAGGTATTATAA
- a CDS encoding V-type ATP synthase subunit F — MYKVVVISDKDTVYGFRLAGIESYEASNSEEAKRILITLLNDDTIGIIGLNESFISAIDQRTQEKIDRAYKPIVVALPVKEKIEAVGDARRSYLARLIRKAVGFDISLRKT, encoded by the coding sequence TTGTACAAAGTTGTCGTGATTTCCGATAAAGACACGGTATATGGATTTAGATTGGCCGGTATTGAGTCATATGAAGCTTCAAACAGCGAAGAAGCAAAACGTATTCTTATTACCCTTCTGAATGACGATACAATAGGTATTATTGGTTTAAATGAAAGCTTTATATCTGCGATAGATCAGCGTACACAGGAGAAAATTGACCGCGCCTATAAACCAATTGTTGTCGCTTTGCCTGTAAAAGAGAAGATCGAGGCTGTCGGTGACGCACGGCGAAGCTATTTAGCGCGTTTGATCCGTAAAGCAGTTGGATTTGATATTTCATTAAGAAAAACATAA
- a CDS encoding V-type ATPase subunit, translating into MKPRSLAHIDNYGYINARVRAMKSVLLNRDFYEELLHTKEFMSLVNLLEKSPYRTEIDECVISKSGMSGVDEALKRNLSRNFRRILNFTAGEPHDLILLLLGRWDLHNIITLIRGKHIKATEEQISESLIPAGELDTPFLDQLNQQNTVKEIIDLLATWGSPYGKALIKKYKEYIEQNNPSVLELSLYKMYYQYVLDIVKNRSYDCKILEDLITYEVDAINTITILRLQLMDLEDLMQKRSGETKINKSDYVIPKEEDTFWSRLTKEQKAGGIIFPTKSETTILSRIFKNTVDLIGKRLKESDNGLDFRRKALDPKTIYGEGFEKIKVFDKTEVVKSIREYFVHGGREISEKKFVKLCLIMDVEKVLKELESTSFGVILKSVLQRYLEYNSMSILERKIEEMLIKKGISIYNKNSLSVGIPIGYIWRKYNEVVNLRIIMRCKKIGMPETKIRDKLVLV; encoded by the coding sequence GTGAAGCCTAGATCTCTTGCGCATATTGACAACTACGGATATATAAACGCGCGCGTGAGAGCGATGAAAAGCGTTCTGCTTAACCGTGATTTTTATGAAGAATTGCTGCATACCAAGGAATTCATGAGCCTTGTAAATCTTCTTGAAAAATCACCATACAGAACGGAAATAGATGAATGTGTTATTTCAAAATCTGGAATGTCGGGAGTCGATGAGGCTCTCAAGAGGAATTTATCTCGCAATTTCAGGAGAATATTAAATTTTACTGCTGGAGAGCCTCATGATCTAATTTTACTTTTGCTTGGAAGATGGGACCTTCATAATATAATTACCTTGATTAGAGGCAAGCATATCAAAGCGACAGAAGAACAGATTTCTGAAAGCCTTATTCCCGCCGGAGAATTAGACACGCCATTTTTAGACCAATTAAACCAGCAAAATACGGTAAAAGAAATAATAGACCTTTTAGCTACATGGGGGTCGCCTTACGGTAAAGCTTTGATAAAAAAATACAAGGAATATATTGAACAGAATAATCCGTCTGTTCTTGAACTGTCTCTTTATAAAATGTATTATCAATATGTTCTTGATATAGTAAAAAACAGAAGCTATGATTGCAAAATATTGGAAGATTTGATTACTTATGAAGTCGATGCAATCAATACGATTACAATATTAAGATTGCAATTAATGGATCTCGAGGATTTAATGCAGAAAAGGTCCGGTGAAACAAAAATAAACAAATCTGATTATGTAATTCCAAAAGAGGAAGATACATTTTGGAGCAGGCTGACCAAGGAACAAAAGGCGGGAGGAATAATTTTCCCCACGAAATCAGAGACTACCATTTTAAGCAGGATTTTTAAAAATACCGTTGATTTAATCGGCAAGAGGCTTAAAGAATCTGATAATGGTTTGGATTTCAGAAGAAAAGCTTTAGACCCGAAAACCATATACGGTGAGGGTTTTGAAAAAATAAAAGTGTTTGATAAAACTGAGGTGGTAAAAAGCATTAGGGAATATTTTGTCCATGGCGGCAGGGAAATAAGTGAAAAAAAATTTGTTAAGTTATGTCTGATTATGGATGTGGAGAAGGTTTTGAAAGAGCTTGAATCTACATCTTTTGGCGTGATTTTAAAGAGTGTTTTACAGCGTTATTTAGAATATAATTCAATGTCAATTCTTGAGAGAAAAATAGAAGAAATGCTGATAAAAAAAGGCATAAGCATTTACAACAAAAATTCTTTATCTGTGGGTATTCCAATCGGGTATATCTGGAGAAAATACAATGAAGTTGTAAACCTGCGAATAATTATGCGCTGTAAGAAGATCGGCATGCCCGAAACAAAAATCAGGGATAAATTGGTTTTAGTATAA
- a CDS encoding V-type ATP synthase subunit E, which translates to MSLEKVFETLEEEAKRLRDDLINKAQKDAEQIIKEAEEEANNLKMFHIEKMDLKLKGDAARIQIETDLNRKKAVTRTKEEFISKIYSDLEKHLKDIHNNQEIYKKILKNLLVESLDAIKGDRIVVEVNQKDKELISGILKELNLSYPVAAGKNYLGGLSLNVDNDRIRVSNNLESRLFKSKEFLKTQLNEVLFSEA; encoded by the coding sequence ATGTCACTTGAGAAGGTGTTTGAAACACTTGAAGAGGAAGCTAAGCGTTTGCGCGACGATCTGATTAATAAAGCGCAAAAAGACGCCGAGCAAATCATTAAAGAAGCGGAAGAAGAAGCCAATAATTTAAAGATGTTTCATATTGAAAAGATGGATTTAAAGCTGAAAGGCGACGCGGCCAGAATTCAAATTGAAACAGACCTGAACCGCAAGAAGGCGGTTACAAGAACCAAGGAAGAATTTATTTCTAAAATTTATTCTGATTTGGAGAAACATCTGAAAGATATTCATAACAATCAAGAAATTTATAAAAAAATATTAAAAAATTTATTGGTTGAATCTTTAGATGCGATTAAGGGAGACAGAATAGTTGTGGAAGTAAATCAAAAAGATAAAGAATTGATATCTGGTATTCTAAAAGAACTCAATTTAAGTTATCCGGTTGCGGCAGGGAAAAATTATTTAGGCGGCTTGTCTTTAAATGTTGATAATGATCGAATACGTGTTTCGAACAATCTTGAATCGCGTTTATTCAAATCGAAAGAGTTTTTGAAAACACAGCTCAACGAGGTACTTTTCAGTGAAGCCTAG
- a CDS encoding ATPase yields MSDVVLKVGVAFAAMLSVALTAIATAMTQGKIGQAGCGAMAEKPELSGTVFILVAIPETMVVLGFVVGAMILFFVK; encoded by the coding sequence ATGTCGGACGTAGTCCTTAAAGTAGGTGTGGCGTTTGCGGCGATGTTATCGGTTGCGTTAACAGCTATCGCGACAGCAATGACACAGGGCAAAATCGGCCAGGCTGGCTGCGGAGCCATGGCGGAAAAACCTGAATTATCTGGTACGGTATTTATTTTGGTGGCTATACCGGAAACAATGGTCGTTTTAGGTTTTGTTGTCGGCGCGATGATTCTATTCTTTGTAAAATAG
- a CDS encoding V-type ATPase 116kDa subunit family protein: protein MHLKMAKVQVVGPKTIFLDVVSYMHQVGTLHVENITREINETHEEESYMTPMVVEPILAEKKKRIESALTKVNGIIITLKDTKIDREKTRAHYKELWNKSFDDLLKEVDIIFDGVKIKATELYEKKNDLEAKMSVYSKYEPILEKIQPLAKQICTTEGFESIALLLDIENKAAIDGLKEELEIICKKQCHLVSAPVDNKNIGIIIIYNKIYSKSVHDFFSMEKVNEIKLPEEVAKDSFENALVKINERRKQIPEELKGINNELENISATWHHRVIAVRNVLRDKDEEIKVIPQFGSTGHTFIITGWIPEKEFEKCKNDLINEFFGKVAILKLDNSHHDLENAPVALVNPAWAKPFEFFYSFVKKPKYGGIDPTVFMAIFFPIIFGMMVGDIGYGLIMLYIAYLLKKASKGDDVFMVFSKVLRISSIGAIIWGIMYLEAFGNGLELVLEHLKIHLPTYNVFGVPFPLNRMVFMSQLLVLAIIMGVIHIGFGLIFGMINGIREHNKEHTYEKAGIFTTIILGPVILIAGILNGIEILKTIGGIMIAVGVVLAAKGGGIKGIVEILGTFSNTFSYARIMAIGLAGVILGVVANQLGIQIGGMGGIGMKIVGVVLAILLHSINIIVSSFSPSIHTLRLHLVECFSKFYEPADTEYKPFKKIGGE from the coding sequence ATGCATTTAAAAATGGCGAAGGTGCAGGTCGTAGGTCCAAAAACTATTTTTCTCGATGTTGTAAGTTATATGCATCAGGTAGGTACCCTTCATGTTGAAAATATTACGCGTGAAATAAATGAAACACATGAAGAAGAATCCTATATGACCCCAATGGTTGTTGAACCGATTTTAGCTGAAAAAAAGAAAAGAATTGAATCGGCTTTGACAAAAGTAAACGGCATAATAATAACCTTAAAAGACACAAAAATAGATAGAGAAAAAACCAGGGCCCATTATAAAGAATTGTGGAACAAATCCTTTGACGATTTGTTAAAAGAGGTTGATATAATATTTGACGGCGTAAAAATAAAAGCCACGGAGCTTTATGAGAAAAAGAACGACCTGGAAGCCAAGATGTCGGTTTATTCGAAATACGAGCCGATATTGGAAAAAATTCAGCCGCTGGCAAAACAAATTTGCACTACCGAAGGTTTCGAATCAATAGCGCTTCTCCTTGATATAGAAAACAAGGCCGCTATTGACGGCCTGAAAGAAGAGCTTGAAATTATATGTAAAAAACAATGCCATCTGGTTTCCGCCCCTGTTGATAATAAAAATATAGGTATTATCATAATCTACAACAAAATTTATTCAAAATCCGTCCACGATTTCTTTTCAATGGAAAAAGTCAATGAAATAAAACTACCCGAAGAAGTCGCTAAAGATTCTTTTGAAAACGCGCTTGTCAAAATTAATGAAAGAAGAAAACAAATACCCGAGGAATTGAAGGGAATCAATAATGAACTGGAAAATATATCCGCTACCTGGCACCATCGCGTAATTGCCGTCAGGAATGTTTTAAGGGACAAAGATGAAGAAATAAAAGTCATTCCGCAATTTGGAAGCACAGGGCATACTTTTATTATTACCGGATGGATACCTGAAAAAGAATTTGAGAAATGTAAAAATGATTTAATTAATGAATTCTTTGGGAAAGTCGCGATATTAAAGCTTGATAATTCGCATCATGACCTGGAGAACGCTCCAGTCGCGCTTGTTAACCCTGCATGGGCGAAACCTTTTGAATTCTTTTATTCTTTTGTGAAAAAACCAAAATACGGGGGGATAGATCCGACAGTTTTTATGGCTATATTTTTCCCTATTATTTTTGGAATGATGGTGGGAGACATCGGCTACGGTTTAATTATGCTGTATATTGCTTATCTGCTTAAAAAAGCATCCAAAGGCGACGATGTTTTTATGGTGTTTTCCAAGGTGTTGAGAATATCCTCCATCGGTGCAATAATCTGGGGTATCATGTACCTCGAAGCGTTTGGCAACGGGCTCGAGCTGGTGCTTGAGCACCTTAAAATACATTTACCGACCTATAACGTTTTTGGGGTACCTTTTCCTTTAAACAGGATGGTGTTTATGAGCCAGCTCCTGGTATTGGCGATTATCATGGGTGTCATACACATCGGTTTCGGTTTGATATTCGGCATGATCAACGGCATAAGGGAACATAATAAAGAACATACTTATGAAAAAGCCGGGATATTCACCACTATTATCCTTGGACCGGTGATTTTAATCGCGGGGATATTGAACGGAATCGAGATACTCAAAACAATAGGCGGGATAATGATAGCTGTAGGGGTCGTTCTTGCCGCGAAGGGCGGCGGGATAAAAGGAATCGTAGAGATCCTTGGCACTTTCAGCAACACTTTTTCATACGCCCGTATTATGGCAATCGGTCTTGCCGGGGTGATCCTCGGCGTTGTTGCCAATCAGCTGGGGATCCAAATCGGCGGGATGGGCGGCATTGGGATGAAAATTGTCGGTGTGGTGCTTGCCATTTTGCTCCACTCAATCAACATAATCGTAAGCTCATTCAGCCCGTCAATACACACTTTGCGTTTACACCTGGTTGAATGTTTTTCGAAATTCTATGAACCAGCAGATACGGAATACAAACCCTTTAAAAAGATTGGAGGTGAATAA
- a CDS encoding CcmD family protein, with protein sequence MQNFEYLFAAYSLIWIFISFYLFFIGNKQYKIIQKIEKIKDKD encoded by the coding sequence ATGCAAAATTTTGAATATCTTTTTGCGGCATATAGTTTAATCTGGATTTTTATTAGTTTTTACCTGTTTTTTATAGGTAATAAACAATATAAAATAATTCAAAAAATCGAAAAAATTAAAGATAAAGATTAA
- the ccsA gene encoding cytochrome c biogenesis protein CcsA, with the protein MLNKYFYRLYLFLLGVTFVTIEASLYYIFILSPVEETMGIIQKIFYFHVASAWLSFFSFFIVFISSIIFLWKKEKIWDIVAHSSAEIGIIFCTIVLITGPIWARPIWNAWWSWDARLTTTLVLWMIYMAYIFIRPFTENEVKGAKASAVFGIIGFIDVPIVYMSIRWWRTIHPQAVIASKKGGLDPVMLKTLIISIIGFTFLYLSVIILNVSIDLIKDELENKK; encoded by the coding sequence ATGCTGAATAAATATTTTTACAGGTTGTATTTGTTTCTTCTGGGGGTTACATTTGTCACGATTGAGGCTTCCCTTTATTATATTTTTATTTTATCGCCTGTCGAGGAAACAATGGGCATTATACAAAAAATATTCTATTTCCATGTCGCTTCCGCGTGGCTTTCCTTTTTTTCCTTTTTTATCGTTTTTATTTCAAGCATTATATTTTTATGGAAAAAAGAAAAAATATGGGATATTGTCGCCCATTCATCCGCGGAGATAGGAATAATATTCTGTACTATCGTATTAATAACAGGGCCTATCTGGGCCCGTCCGATTTGGAACGCGTGGTGGTCGTGGGACGCGAGGCTGACTACGACCCTGGTGTTATGGATGATATATATGGCTTATATTTTTATAAGGCCTTTTACTGAAAATGAGGTGAAAGGGGCGAAAGCTTCAGCGGTTTTCGGGATTATAGGATTTATAGATGTGCCGATAGTATATATGTCGATACGCTGGTGGAGAACAATACACCCCCAGGCGGTCATAGCGAGTAAAAAGGGGGGGCTTGACCCCGTTATGCTGAAAACATTGATTATTTCAATTATTGGATTTACTTTTCTTTATTTATCAGTTATAATACTTAATGTAAGTATAGATTTAATCAAAGATGAATTGGAAAATAAAAAATAG
- a CDS encoding heme exporter protein CcmB: protein MKNYFNVIWAIVYKDVISEFRSKETVSSIIIFTILVFVIFNFTFEPGASYINEISPGILWVAYIFSSILGLNRTFLPERENNCISGLMLSPIDRGAIYLAKMIGNMVFIFIVVGLSLPVFTVFYNINIFLFLPKLILIFFLSIAGISGLGTALSAMAVNTRTREIMLPILLFPIMVPVILASVKTTSGILEGKTLEEITSWIKLVIAFDIIFIVVSYLTFEYLIEE from the coding sequence ATGAAAAATTATTTCAATGTAATCTGGGCGATAGTATATAAAGATGTAATCAGCGAATTCAGGTCGAAAGAAACAGTAAGTTCGATAATTATCTTCACCATTCTGGTGTTTGTGATTTTTAATTTCACTTTTGAACCGGGAGCGTCCTATATTAATGAAATATCTCCCGGGATACTCTGGGTCGCGTATATTTTTTCAAGTATTTTAGGATTAAACCGGACCTTTCTTCCTGAAAGAGAAAATAATTGTATTTCAGGGCTTATGCTGAGCCCCATTGACAGGGGCGCGATTTATCTCGCGAAGATGATAGGCAATATGGTGTTTATTTTCATAGTGGTCGGATTAAGCCTCCCTGTATTTACGGTTTTTTATAATATAAATATTTTTTTATTTCTTCCTAAGTTAATATTAATCTTTTTTCTGAGTATCGCGGGAATTTCAGGACTGGGCACGGCGTTAAGCGCGATGGCGGTAAACACAAGAACAAGAGAAATCATGCTTCCTATTTTATTGTTCCCGATTATGGTTCCTGTGATTTTAGCTTCAGTAAAAACAACGTCCGGTATTTTAGAAGGTAAAACACTTGAAGAGATAACTTCATGGATAAAATTAGTTATTGCTTTTGATATAATATTTATAGTAGTATCTTATCTTACCTTTGAATATTTGATTGAGGAATAA
- a CDS encoding ABC transporter ATP-binding protein — protein sequence MDSVIEVKNVSKYFGKKVALDSVNLNLCDGESLTLFGPNGAGKSTLLKIMSTLLHPSCGDVKICGISINDDKPSIRKNIGIISHDSFLYGNLTAEENLVFYGKLYCIDNLGERVSCLLEKFNLAVHRDTLVRTFSRGMSQRLAIARSILHDPRIIFLDEPYTGLDPQASDLLTNILQNFHTEKKTVIVTTHDLEKGWTTATKIAILVNGQIKLLEDKNNIRKENIFNLYLQCINKK from the coding sequence ATGGACAGTGTAATTGAAGTCAAAAATGTATCAAAATATTTTGGTAAAAAAGTTGCCCTTGACAGTGTAAATTTGAATTTATGTGACGGAGAATCTCTCACCCTTTTCGGCCCAAACGGCGCCGGCAAATCGACCCTCCTTAAAATTATGTCGACTCTTCTGCATCCATCCTGCGGTGATGTGAAAATATGCGGAATATCAATAAATGACGATAAACCGTCGATACGCAAAAATATAGGTATTATTTCTCACGATTCTTTTTTATACGGGAACCTGACCGCCGAGGAAAACCTTGTTTTTTACGGGAAATTGTATTGTATTGATAATCTGGGAGAAAGAGTAAGCTGTCTTTTGGAAAAATTTAACCTGGCGGTCCACAGGGATACGTTAGTGCGCACATTTTCACGAGGGATGAGCCAGAGGCTCGCGATAGCAAGATCCATATTGCATGACCCCAGGATAATATTCCTGGATGAGCCTTATACCGGCCTGGACCCGCAGGCGTCAGATTTGCTGACAAATATCCTCCAAAACTTTCACACGGAAAAAAAGACCGTGATTGTCACGACACATGATCTTGAAAAAGGATGGACAACAGCGACAAAAATTGCTATCCTTGTCAATGGACAGATAAAATTGCTGGAAGATAAAAACAATATAAGAAAAGAAAATATATTTAACCTTTATTTGCAATGCATAAATAAAAAATGA
- a CDS encoding cytochrome c-type biogenesis protein CcmH, translated as MNIKRVFLILLFFAVYSSQNKVSAVTVDEMLPEIKCPDDQESLEHQHGCPKHEEMLSLLQRLVGEGKTKDEILDAFVSQYGLSSLVNATGRGFGRTSYLVPIFGLLLVFVIIYIYIEKWIKRGEINSQLEKEKVTSEGLSGYEKKFNEEYENFKRGE; from the coding sequence GTGAACATAAAACGGGTGTTCTTGATTCTATTATTTTTCGCAGTCTATTCTTCACAAAATAAGGTGTCCGCGGTTACAGTTGATGAAATGCTTCCAGAGATTAAATGCCCTGATGACCAGGAAAGTTTGGAACACCAGCACGGCTGTCCAAAGCATGAAGAAATGCTTTCTCTATTGCAGAGACTGGTTGGTGAGGGCAAGACAAAAGATGAAATCCTGGACGCCTTTGTAAGTCAATACGGCTTAAGTTCATTGGTTAACGCCACCGGCAGGGGGTTTGGCAGGACCTCTTATTTAGTGCCGATATTCGGGTTACTTCTGGTATTTGTCATAATATACATATATATAGAAAAGTGGATTAAACGGGGTGAAATAAATTCACAATTGGAAAAGGAAAAAGTAACTTCGGAAGGGCTGTCCGGTTATGAAAAAAAATTTAATGAGGAATATGAAAATTTTAAAAGAGGGGAATAA